The following proteins are encoded in a genomic region of Brachypodium distachyon strain Bd21 chromosome 1, Brachypodium_distachyon_v3.0, whole genome shotgun sequence:
- the LOC100846247 gene encoding uncharacterized protein LOC100846247 isoform X1, translated as MGSLHKIKFVLLLLCLGVSGRAEYLKYKDPKQPVAVRIKDLLGRMTLAEKIGQMTQIERENATAEAISKYFIGSVLSGGGSVPAPQASAEAWASMVNEMQKGALSTRLGIPMIYGIDAVHGQNNVYKATIFPHNVGLGATRDPMLVKRIGEATALEVRATGISYVFAPCIAVCRDPRWGRCYESYSEDPKVVQSMTTLISGLQGDAPSGYAGRPYVGGSKKVAACAKHYVGDGGTYMGINGNNTIIDTHGLMSIHMPAYYNSIIRGVSTVMVSYSSWNGDKMHANHFLITDFLKNKLKFRGFVITDWQGIDQITSPPHLNYSYSVEAGVGAGIDMIMVPFAYTEFIDDLTSQVTNNIIPMSRIDDAVFRILRVKFTMGLFENPFADPSLANELGKQEHRELAREAVRKSLVLLKNGKSSYTPLLPLPKKAGKILVAGSHANNLGNQCGGWTITWQGEPGNNNTAGTTILSAIMSTVDPSTQVVYSENPDSSAVEGGKYDYAIVVVGEPPYAETAGDNLNLTIPEPGPAVIQTVCKSVKCVVVLISGRPLVVEPYMDAMDALVAAWLPGTEGQGVADALFGDYGFTGKLPRTWFRSVEQLPMNVGDEHYDPLFPFGFGLATEARQ; from the exons ATGGGGAGTTTGCACAAGATCAAGTTTGTTCTCCTCTTGCTCTGCTTGGGGGTGTCTGGGAGAGCGGAGTATCTCAAGTACAAGGATCCAAAGCAGCCTGTCGCTGTTCGCATCAAGGATCTGCTTGGCCGCATGACTCTCGCAGAAAAGATAGGCCAGATGACTCAAATTGAGAGGGAAAATGCCACAGCGGAGGCGATATCCAAGTACTTCATAG GTAGTGTACTGAGCGGAGGAGGTAGCGTGCCTGCTCCTCAAGCATCTGCTGAGGCTTGGGCTTCAATGGTGAATGAAATGCAAAAGGGTGCACTTTCTACCCGCCTAGGTATTCCGATGATCTACGGTATTGATGCTGTGCATGGTCAGAATAATGTCTACAAAGCTACAATCTTTCCCCACAATGTTGGACTTGGAGCTACAAG GGACCCTATGCTGGTAAAGCGTATAGGCGAAGCAACTGCTCTTGAAGTTAGAGCTACTGGAATTTCTTATGTCTTTGCTCCGTGTATTGCG GTTTGTAGAGACCCAAGATGGGGACGCTGCTATGAAAGCTATAGCGAGGACCCAAAGGTTGTCCAGTCAATGACCACACTTATCTCTGGCTTGCAAGGCGATGCTCCGTCAGGTTACGCGGGAAGACCATACGTTGGTGGAAG TAAGAAGGTTGCTGCATGCGCAAAGCACTATGTCGGTGATGGTGGAACATATATGGGAATCAACGGAAACAATACAATCATTGATACTCATGGGCTGATGAGCATCCATATGCCGGCTTATTACAACTCTATCATCAGAGGTGTCTCCACCGTCATGGTCTCCTACTCTAGTTGGAACGGAGACAAAATGCACGCAAACCATTTTCTAATCACTGATTTTCTCAAGAACAAGCTCAAATTTAGG GGTTTTGTTATTACAGACTGGCAAGGCATCGATCAGATCACTTCTCCTCCGCACTTGAACTATTCTTATTCAGTTGAGGCTGGAGTTGGTGCTGGTATCGACATG ATCATGGTTCCTTTTGCCTACACAGAGTTCATTGATGATCTGACATCCCAAGTTACGAACAACATTATCCCCATGAGCAGAATCGATGATGCTGTCTTTAGGATTCTCCGGGTCAAGTTCACTATGGGTCTATTTGAGAACCCTTTTGCCGACCCAAGCCTCGCCAATGAACTCGGAAAGCAA GAACACCGCGAACTTGCTCGGGAAGCTGTCAGGAAATCCTTGGTGTTGCTGAAAAACGGAAAATCTTCCTACACTCCGTTGCTGCCTCTCCCAAAAAAGGCCGGTAAGATCCTTGTCGCTGGTAGCCACGCCAACAACTTGGGCAACCAATGTGGAGGATGGACGATCACATGGCAAGGAGAGCCTGGCAATAACAACACTGCAG GCACGACGATCCTTTCCGCGATCATGTCGACGGTCGATCCCAGCACGCAGGTGGTCTACTCGGAGAACCCGGACAGCAGCGCCGTGGAAGGAGGCAAGTACGACTACGCGATCGTGGTGGTCGGTGAGCCACCCTACGCCGAGACGGCAGGGGACAACCTGAACCTGACAATTCCGGAGCCCGGGCCGGCCGTGATTCAGACGGTCTGCAAGAGCGTCAAGTGCGTGGTAGTCCTCATCTCAGGCAGGCCGCTCGTGGTGGAGCCATACATGGACGCCATGGACGCGCTCGTCGCGGCGTGGCTGCCCGGCACGGAGGGCCAGGGCGTGGCCGACGCGCTCTTCGGCGACTACGGATTCACCGGGAAGCTGCCGAGGACGTGGTTCAGGTCGGTGGAACAGCTTCCGATGAACGTCGGCGACGAGCACTACGACCCGCTGTTCCCGTTCGGGTTTGGGCTCGCCACGGAGGCCAGACAATGA
- the LOC100846247 gene encoding uncharacterized protein LOC100846247 isoform X2, with amino-acid sequence MGSLHKIKFVLLLLCLGVSGRAEYLKYKDPKQPVAVRIKDLLGRMTLAEKIGQMTQIERENATAEAISKYFIGSVLSGGGSVPAPQASAEAWASMVNEMQKGALSTRLGIPMIYGIDAVHGQNNVYKATIFPHNVGLGATRDPMLVKRIGEATALEVRATGISYVFAPCIAVCRDPRWGRCYESYSEDPKVVQSMTTLISGLQGDAPSGYAGRPYVGGSKKVAACAKHYVGDGGTYMGINGNNTIIDTHGLMSIHMPAYYNSIIRGVSTVMVSYSSWNGDKMHANHFLITDFLKNKLKFRGFVITDWQGIDQITSPPHLNYSYSVEAGVGAGIDMIMVPFAYTEFIDDLTSQVTNNIIPMSRIDDAVFRILRVKFTMGLFENPFADPSLANELGKQREQNIY; translated from the exons ATGGGGAGTTTGCACAAGATCAAGTTTGTTCTCCTCTTGCTCTGCTTGGGGGTGTCTGGGAGAGCGGAGTATCTCAAGTACAAGGATCCAAAGCAGCCTGTCGCTGTTCGCATCAAGGATCTGCTTGGCCGCATGACTCTCGCAGAAAAGATAGGCCAGATGACTCAAATTGAGAGGGAAAATGCCACAGCGGAGGCGATATCCAAGTACTTCATAG GTAGTGTACTGAGCGGAGGAGGTAGCGTGCCTGCTCCTCAAGCATCTGCTGAGGCTTGGGCTTCAATGGTGAATGAAATGCAAAAGGGTGCACTTTCTACCCGCCTAGGTATTCCGATGATCTACGGTATTGATGCTGTGCATGGTCAGAATAATGTCTACAAAGCTACAATCTTTCCCCACAATGTTGGACTTGGAGCTACAAG GGACCCTATGCTGGTAAAGCGTATAGGCGAAGCAACTGCTCTTGAAGTTAGAGCTACTGGAATTTCTTATGTCTTTGCTCCGTGTATTGCG GTTTGTAGAGACCCAAGATGGGGACGCTGCTATGAAAGCTATAGCGAGGACCCAAAGGTTGTCCAGTCAATGACCACACTTATCTCTGGCTTGCAAGGCGATGCTCCGTCAGGTTACGCGGGAAGACCATACGTTGGTGGAAG TAAGAAGGTTGCTGCATGCGCAAAGCACTATGTCGGTGATGGTGGAACATATATGGGAATCAACGGAAACAATACAATCATTGATACTCATGGGCTGATGAGCATCCATATGCCGGCTTATTACAACTCTATCATCAGAGGTGTCTCCACCGTCATGGTCTCCTACTCTAGTTGGAACGGAGACAAAATGCACGCAAACCATTTTCTAATCACTGATTTTCTCAAGAACAAGCTCAAATTTAGG GGTTTTGTTATTACAGACTGGCAAGGCATCGATCAGATCACTTCTCCTCCGCACTTGAACTATTCTTATTCAGTTGAGGCTGGAGTTGGTGCTGGTATCGACATG ATCATGGTTCCTTTTGCCTACACAGAGTTCATTGATGATCTGACATCCCAAGTTACGAACAACATTATCCCCATGAGCAGAATCGATGATGCTGTCTTTAGGATTCTCCGGGTCAAGTTCACTATGGGTCTATTTGAGAACCCTTTTGCCGACCCAAGCCTCGCCAATGAACTCGGAAAGCAA agggagcaGAATATTTACTGA
- the LOC100822901 gene encoding uncharacterized protein LOC100822901: MGTLQKTTFVLLMFCLAVLGGADTPKYKDPKQPLAVRIKDLLSKMTLAEKIGQMTQIERENATADAISKYFIGSVLSGGGSVPSPQASAEDWVKMVNEMQKGALSTRLGIPMIYGIDAVHGHNNVYKATIFPHNVGLGATWDPMLVQRIGEATALEVRATGIPYVFAPCIAVCRDPRWGRCYESYSEDPKAVQSMTTLISGLQGEAPSGFAGRPYVGGSKKVAACAKHYVGDGGTFMGINENNTIIDKRGLMTIHMPAYYNSIIRGVSTVMVSYSSWNGQKMHANHFLITDFLKNKLKFRGFVISDWQGIDRITTPPKLNYSYSIEAGVGAGIDMIMVPFAYTEFIDDLTSQVKNNIIPMSRIDDAVYRILRVKFTMGLFENPYADPSLAGELGKQEHRELAREAVRKSLVLLKNGKSASTPLLPLPKKAGKILVAGSHADNLGNQCGGWTITWQGVTGNDKTAGTTILSAIKSTVDPSTEVVFSENPDSSAVDSGKYDYAIVVVGEPPYAETFGDNLNLTIPAPGPSVIQTVCKSVKCVVVLISGRPLVVEPYIGAIDAFVAAWLPGTEGQGVADVLFGDYGFTGKLARTWFKSVDQLPMNVGDKKYDPLFPFGFGLTTEAKK; the protein is encoded by the exons ATGGGGACTTTGCAGAAGACCACCTTTGTTCTCCTCATGTTCTGCTTGGCGGTGTTGGGAGGAGCGGACACTCCCAAGTACAAGGATCCAAAGCAGCCTCTGGCTGTTCGCATCAAGGATCTGCTCAGTAAGATGACTCTCGCTGAAAAGATAGGCCAGATGACGCAAATTGAGAGGGAAAATGCCACTGCTGATGCTATATCCAAATACTTCATAG GTAGTGTACTGAGTGGTGGAGGCAGTGTGCCTTCTCCTCAAGCGTCTGCTGAGGATTGGGTTAAAATGGTGAATGAAATGCAAAAAGGCGCTCTTTCTACCCGCCTAGGTATTCCAATGATCTATGGTATTGATGCTGTGCATGGTCACAATAATGTCTACAAAGCTACTATCTTCCCACATAATGTTGGGCTGGGAGCTACctg GGACCCTATGCTGGTACAGAGGATAGGAGAAGCAACTGCTCTTGAAGTTAGAGCTACAGGAATTCCTTATGTGTTTGCTCCATGTATTGCG GTTTGTAGAGACCCAAGATGGGGACGCTGCTATGAAAGCTATAGTGAAGACCCAAAGGCTGTCCAGTCAATGACCACACTTATCTCTGGTTTGCAAGGCGAAGCTCCATCAGGTTTTGCGGGAAGACCATATGTTGGTGGAAG TAAGAAAGTTGCTGCATGCGCAAAGCACTATGTTGGTGACGGTGGTACATTTATGGGGATCAATGAGAACAATACAATCATCGACAAACGTGGGCTAATGACTATCCACATGCCTGCTTATTATAACTCTATCATCAGAGGTGTCTCTACTGTTATGGTCTCGTACTCTAGTTGGAATGGACAGAAAATGCACGCCAACCATTTCCTGATCACTGATTTTCTCAAGAACAAGCTCAAATTTAGG GGCTTTGTGATTTCAGACTGGCAAGGCATCGATCGGATTACTACCCCTCCGAAACTAAACTATTCATATTCCATTGAGGCTGGAGTTGGTGCCGGTATTGACATG ATCATGGTTCCTTTTGCCTACACAGAATTCATTGATGATCTGACATCCCAAGTTAAGAACAACATTATCCCCATGAGCAGAATTGATGATGCTGTCTATAGGATCCTTCGGGTCAAGTTCACTATGGGTCTATTTGAGAACCCTTATGCCGATCCAAGCCTCGCTGGTGAACTCGGCAAGCAA GAACACCGAGAATTAGCTCGTGAAGCTGTCAGGAAATCCTTGGTGTTGCTGAAAAATGGGAAATCTGCCTCCACTCCGTTGTTGCCTCTCCCGAAGAAGGCCGGTAAGATCCTCGTCGCTGGAAGCCACGCTGACAACTTGGGCAACCAGTGTGGAGGATGGACAATCACATGGCAAGGAGTGACCGGCAACGACAAAACTGCCG GCACGACGATCCTTTCGGCGATCAAGTCCACCGTCGACCCCAGCACGGAGGTGGTCTTCTCGGAGAACCCCGACAGCAGCGCCGTGGACAGCGGCAAGTACGACTACGCCATCGTGGTGGTCGGCGAGCCCCCCTACGCTGAGACGTTCGGCGACAACCTGAACCTGACAATCCCGGCGCCTGGCCCTTCGGTGATCCAGACCGTCTGCAAGAGCGTCAAGTgcgtggtggtgctcatctcCGGCAGGCCGCTGGTAGTGGAGCCCTACATCGGCGCCATCGACGCGTTCGTGGCCGCGTGGCTGCCCGGCACAGAGGGCCAGGGCGTTGCCGACGTGCTGTTCGGCGACTACGGGTTCACCGGGAAGCTGGCGAGGACGTGGTTCAAATCAGTGGACCAGCTGCCGATGAACGTCGGCGACAAGAAATACGACCCCCTGTTCCCCTTCGGGTTTGGGCTCACGACGGAGGCTAAGAAATGA